In Blastopirellula sediminis, the following proteins share a genomic window:
- a CDS encoding KdsC family phosphatase has product MKLEERCKSIEFIVSDVDGVLTDGGVLLDNEGIETKQYHIRDGLGIKVWRKAGFRFGIITGRNSQTVRLRSSELGIDVVRQGVDDKLTVANDFLKHFGLTTQQMAYIGDDLPDLPVVRVAGLGVAVNDAAAELREAAHYVTAAPGGRGAVRELVELILKAQGRWADIVRSF; this is encoded by the coding sequence ATGAAACTGGAAGAACGCTGCAAGTCGATTGAATTCATCGTCTCGGACGTCGACGGCGTCCTGACCGACGGGGGCGTCTTGCTTGACAACGAAGGTATCGAAACGAAGCAGTACCACATTCGCGACGGACTTGGCATCAAGGTCTGGCGGAAAGCAGGCTTTCGATTCGGGATCATAACCGGTCGAAACTCGCAAACGGTTCGTCTCCGTTCGTCGGAACTCGGCATCGACGTCGTTCGCCAAGGAGTCGACGACAAACTGACCGTCGCCAACGACTTCCTGAAACACTTCGGTCTGACCACGCAGCAAATGGCCTACATCGGCGACGACCTGCCCGACTTGCCGGTAGTTCGCGTCGCTGGACTGGGGGTCGCCGTCAATGACGCCGCCGCCGAACTGCGGGAAGCGGCCCACTACGTGACTGCCGCGCCAGGCGGACGGGGCGCCGTTCGCGAACTGGTGGAACTGATCCTGAAAGCGCAAGGGCGCTGGGCCGATATCGTTCGCAGCTTCTAA
- a CDS encoding GntR family transcriptional regulator: MASANEVQHGARRQKLVSDILLVLFEGKFAPGQRLRLEHLAEQFEVSVTPVREALVELAGIGVVELQPNRGAVLRPFGPRQVEEICQVRRILECEAVRSVCGRIAPFELELLESQFAELDSAKRNKRWSQKTREQDSQLHELIAERCGSERLAYEIGRYKVLFRTLRDARHLRRSSRDYYAEMNENAEHLEIVRAIKANDSNRASDAMAYHIEKSVEALIADLFDPQQIAADRRESFLTRQTVSS, from the coding sequence GTGGCAAGCGCAAACGAAGTCCAACATGGGGCCCGCCGTCAGAAACTTGTGAGCGATATTTTGCTTGTCCTGTTTGAAGGTAAGTTCGCTCCGGGACAGCGACTTCGCTTGGAACACCTTGCCGAGCAGTTTGAAGTCAGCGTCACGCCGGTTCGCGAAGCGCTGGTCGAACTGGCCGGTATCGGCGTGGTCGAATTGCAGCCGAATCGGGGCGCGGTGCTCCGCCCTTTCGGTCCGCGCCAGGTCGAAGAGATCTGCCAGGTTCGCCGCATTCTGGAATGCGAAGCGGTTCGCAGCGTCTGCGGGCGGATCGCTCCGTTTGAACTGGAACTGCTCGAATCGCAATTCGCCGAACTCGACTCCGCCAAACGCAACAAACGTTGGTCGCAAAAGACCCGCGAGCAAGACTCGCAACTCCACGAACTGATCGCCGAACGCTGCGGCAGCGAACGCCTGGCGTATGAGATTGGTCGCTATAAGGTTCTGTTCCGCACGCTGCGCGACGCGCGCCACTTGCGCCGATCGTCGCGCGACTACTACGCGGAAATGAACGAAAACGCCGAACACCTGGAGATCGTGCGCGCCATCAAAGCGAACGACTCCAACCGAGCATCCGACGCGATGGCCTATCACATCGAAAAGTCGGTCGAGGCCCTCATCGCCGATTTGTTTGATCCGCAACAGATTGCCGCCGACCGACGCGAGTCCTTTTTAACCCGCCAAACCGTTTCCTCCTGA
- a CDS encoding DUF1553 domain-containing protein gives MKCLPFLFTTLVALFLPSSLLPAAENEKPVDFEQEVAPLLSRRCVSCHSPNIKKGELSLASPDDLLTNGFVVPGDAAGSYLLEVVVPDGDKRPAMPKSGEVLSEAEVDLLRRWVEQGAVWPEGVVIHEASKADRSWWSLQPLAEAKLPAADEAPDAWKQNPIDRFVWAKLAEAQLKPNPPADRRTLIRRATFDLTGLPPTPEEVEAFLADNSPDAYPQLIERLLASPRYGERWGRHWLDVIRFGESRGFERNQIITNLWPFRDYVIRSINEDKPFDQFIREHLAGDVIAPNTPDVEIGAAFLVAGPYDDVGNQDPAQAAQIRANTIDEIIRSSSEAFLGLTVGCARCHDHKFDAITQKDYYGLYATFAGIKHGERPVATEAERKEREERLGDLQKQQADLTRQRDDIQKFAIARGDAKKEHYDQLWSRPAVSRQTTEERFAPVAAKMVRLIVEGQERNPSANNGYGIDEFEVWTAGDNSQNVALASSGATAVGDSRHAGDFDAAYSANLTIDGKFGARWLAAGPQLTITLAEPQSIDRVVFSSDRPGAAADHGVANFVSEYRILVSSDGEKWTEVANSHDRQPVNEAHRHKRLLAAELTDEDRANDAALAAKLAEVNKAISQVPPLPVWWVGTRDAAMGPFHLFVGGSPQRKGDAVTPCSLSGLSESAPTYELPADAAESQRRLELADWIIDPQNPLPQRVLANRLWQHHFGTGIVDTPNDFGYMGGAPSHPQLLDWLAGELVKDGWHIKPLHRQIMLSQAYQQSSDYREDAAKIDGDARLLWRFPPRRLSAEEVRDVILQISDKLNLEMGGPGFRLYQYLQDNVATYVPLDEHDASTYRRAVYHHNARAARTDLMTEFDSPDCAFSAPRRDETTTPLQALTMLNHDFTLDMSQFLAERLQKEAGDDPQKQIQRAYALCYGRAPTEAETKACVALAAEHGLPALCRALLNTSELIYLH, from the coding sequence GTGAAATGCCTACCTTTTCTCTTCACGACGCTAGTTGCCCTTTTCCTTCCTTCCTCCCTCCTACCTGCCGCTGAAAACGAAAAACCTGTCGATTTCGAGCAGGAAGTTGCGCCGCTCCTTTCGCGGCGTTGCGTCTCGTGCCATTCTCCCAACATCAAAAAGGGAGAATTGTCGCTCGCGAGTCCTGACGACTTGTTGACCAACGGTTTCGTCGTCCCTGGCGATGCGGCCGGCAGCTATCTGCTGGAAGTCGTCGTTCCCGACGGAGACAAACGCCCGGCGATGCCCAAGTCGGGCGAAGTCCTCAGCGAAGCGGAAGTCGACCTGCTCCGCCGTTGGGTCGAACAAGGCGCCGTATGGCCCGAGGGAGTCGTCATTCACGAAGCGTCGAAAGCGGACCGCTCGTGGTGGTCGCTGCAACCGCTGGCGGAAGCCAAACTGCCTGCAGCCGACGAAGCTCCCGACGCCTGGAAACAGAATCCGATCGATCGCTTCGTCTGGGCGAAACTGGCTGAAGCTCAGCTGAAGCCGAATCCTCCGGCCGATCGTCGTACGCTGATTCGCCGTGCGACTTTCGATCTAACCGGCTTGCCGCCGACGCCCGAAGAAGTCGAAGCGTTCCTCGCCGACAATTCGCCGGACGCCTATCCGCAACTGATTGAGCGGCTCCTCGCTTCCCCTCGCTATGGGGAACGCTGGGGTCGGCATTGGCTCGACGTCATTCGCTTCGGCGAAAGTCGCGGCTTTGAGCGGAATCAGATCATCACGAACCTCTGGCCGTTCCGCGATTACGTCATCCGCTCGATCAACGAGGACAAGCCGTTTGATCAATTCATTCGCGAACACTTGGCCGGCGACGTGATCGCGCCAAACACGCCCGACGTCGAAATCGGCGCCGCGTTTCTGGTCGCCGGGCCTTACGATGACGTCGGCAATCAAGACCCGGCGCAAGCGGCCCAGATCCGGGCCAATACGATCGACGAGATCATTCGATCCTCCAGCGAAGCGTTTCTCGGCCTGACCGTCGGCTGCGCCCGCTGCCATGACCACAAGTTCGACGCGATTACGCAGAAGGACTATTACGGTCTGTACGCCACCTTCGCCGGCATCAAACATGGCGAACGCCCCGTCGCCACCGAAGCGGAGCGCAAGGAACGCGAGGAACGGCTTGGCGACTTGCAAAAGCAACAAGCCGATCTGACGCGTCAACGAGACGACATCCAAAAGTTCGCCATCGCCCGCGGTGATGCGAAGAAAGAACATTACGACCAGCTCTGGTCCCGCCCCGCCGTTTCGCGGCAAACGACCGAAGAACGTTTTGCGCCGGTAGCCGCCAAAATGGTTCGCCTGATTGTCGAAGGCCAGGAACGTAATCCGAGCGCGAACAACGGCTACGGCATCGACGAGTTCGAAGTCTGGACCGCCGGCGATAATTCGCAAAACGTGGCGCTCGCCTCGTCGGGAGCGACGGCCGTTGGCGATTCGCGTCATGCCGGCGACTTTGACGCCGCCTACAGCGCCAATCTCACGATCGACGGGAAGTTTGGAGCCCGCTGGCTCGCCGCTGGCCCGCAATTGACGATCACCTTGGCCGAGCCGCAATCGATCGATCGGGTCGTATTCTCCAGTGATCGCCCCGGCGCCGCCGCCGATCATGGAGTCGCGAATTTTGTCAGCGAATACCGCATCCTCGTATCGAGCGACGGCGAGAAGTGGACCGAAGTCGCCAATTCGCACGATCGTCAGCCGGTCAACGAAGCGCATCGCCACAAGCGTCTCTTGGCGGCGGAACTGACCGACGAAGATCGGGCCAATGACGCGGCGCTCGCGGCCAAACTGGCCGAGGTCAACAAGGCGATCAGCCAGGTCCCGCCGCTGCCGGTTTGGTGGGTCGGAACCCGCGACGCCGCGATGGGACCGTTTCATTTGTTCGTAGGGGGAAGTCCTCAGCGAAAAGGAGACGCGGTCACTCCCTGCAGTCTCTCGGGACTCTCGGAATCGGCCCCGACCTACGAACTTCCCGCCGACGCCGCCGAGTCTCAGCGTCGCTTGGAATTGGCCGATTGGATCATCGATCCGCAGAACCCGCTCCCGCAGCGCGTGCTGGCCAATCGCCTCTGGCAGCATCACTTTGGAACCGGAATCGTCGATACGCCGAACGACTTCGGCTACATGGGCGGAGCTCCTTCGCACCCGCAATTGCTCGATTGGCTGGCCGGCGAGTTGGTCAAAGATGGTTGGCATATCAAGCCGCTCCACCGCCAGATCATGCTCTCCCAGGCCTATCAGCAATCGAGCGACTATCGAGAAGATGCGGCGAAAATCGACGGCGACGCCCGGCTGTTGTGGCGATTTCCGCCGCGGCGACTTTCGGCCGAAGAGGTCCGCGACGTGATCTTGCAGATCTCGGACAAGCTCAATCTCGAGATGGGAGGCCCCGGCTTCCGCCTCTACCAATACCTGCAAGACAACGTGGCGACCTATGTGCCGCTCGACGAGCATGACGCGTCGACCTATCGCCGCGCGGTCTATCACCACAATGCTCGTGCGGCCCGTACCGACTTGATGACCGAGTTTGACAGTCCCGACTGCGCCTTCTCGGCGCCGCGTCGCGATGAGACGACGACGCCGCTTCAGGCGCTGACGATGCTCAATCACGACTTCACGCTCGACATGTCGCAGTTCCTCGCCGAGAGACTGCAAAAGGAAGCGGGCGACGATCCGCAAAAACAAATCCAGCGGGCCTACGCCCTCTGCTACGGTCGCGCCCCGACCGAAGCGGAAACGAAAGCCTGCGTCGCCTTGGCGGCCGAACATGGCCTGCCGGCGCTATGCCGAGCACTGCTGAACACCAGCGAATTGATCTACCTTCACTAA
- a CDS encoding DUF1501 domain-containing protein: protein MNAYAELSRRGFLGNIVTGLSGVGMIDLLSRSALANEAAPQVQAPHFPPKAKRVLQVFCPGAASHMDLWDYKPSLEKMAGQPLPGEENFLSFQGKNGNLMPSPWAFKESGQCGKPITTMLPHLSQHADEIAFIHSMHSKTNTHGPGCVFMNTGHTSEGFPSAGAWLSYALGSANQNLPTYVAIPDVRGEPPNGKANWSNGFLPARHQAIVMSDQQPIRNLARPDRIAEAEDAAARALVAKLNRDFADQYAAETELQARVAAYELAARMQMSAPEVSNLASETEATHQRYGTSDANPLKAAYARNCLLARRLLERGVRYVNLYCASRASGVDGLLNWDAHKTLKPDYERHCPILDQPTAALLTDLKQSGLLEDTLVLWTTEFGRMPTHQAGTTGRDHNPDGFTCWMMGAGVKGGVSYGATDEFGRRAEVNPTTVWDFYATVLHLLGFDHEKLTIYHNGLDRRLTDVHGHVIKEILA from the coding sequence ATGAACGCCTACGCCGAACTATCGCGACGCGGATTCTTGGGAAATATCGTGACCGGCCTTTCCGGCGTCGGCATGATCGATCTGCTGTCGCGCAGTGCGCTCGCCAATGAAGCGGCGCCGCAGGTTCAAGCTCCCCACTTCCCCCCCAAGGCGAAACGCGTCTTGCAGGTCTTCTGCCCCGGCGCCGCCTCGCACATGGACTTGTGGGACTACAAACCGTCGCTCGAGAAAATGGCGGGACAGCCCCTTCCCGGCGAGGAGAATTTTCTCTCGTTCCAAGGGAAGAACGGCAACCTGATGCCGAGCCCGTGGGCCTTCAAAGAATCGGGCCAGTGCGGCAAGCCGATCACGACGATGCTCCCGCATCTGTCGCAGCATGCGGACGAGATCGCCTTCATCCACTCGATGCACAGCAAAACCAACACGCATGGTCCCGGCTGCGTCTTCATGAACACCGGGCATACCAGCGAAGGTTTTCCGAGCGCCGGCGCCTGGCTCAGCTACGCCCTTGGCAGTGCGAATCAAAACTTGCCGACCTACGTTGCGATTCCGGACGTCCGGGGCGAACCGCCGAACGGCAAGGCGAACTGGTCGAACGGTTTCCTGCCGGCACGTCATCAAGCGATCGTCATGAGCGATCAGCAGCCCATCCGCAATCTGGCTCGTCCTGATCGAATCGCGGAAGCGGAAGACGCCGCCGCGCGTGCGCTGGTCGCCAAACTGAACCGCGACTTCGCCGACCAATACGCGGCCGAAACCGAACTGCAGGCTCGCGTCGCCGCCTACGAGTTGGCGGCCCGCATGCAGATGTCGGCGCCGGAGGTCTCGAACCTGGCGAGCGAAACCGAAGCGACGCATCAGCGATACGGCACCAGCGACGCTAATCCGCTGAAAGCGGCGTATGCTCGTAACTGTTTGCTGGCTCGGCGTCTGCTGGAACGTGGGGTGCGTTACGTCAACCTTTATTGCGCGTCACGCGCTTCGGGCGTTGACGGTCTGTTGAATTGGGACGCCCACAAGACGCTAAAGCCTGACTATGAGCGTCACTGTCCGATTCTGGATCAACCGACGGCGGCCCTGCTGACCGACCTGAAACAATCGGGGCTGCTCGAAGATACGCTCGTTTTGTGGACGACTGAGTTCGGCCGCATGCCGACCCATCAGGCCGGCACCACCGGACGCGATCACAACCCGGATGGCTTTACCTGCTGGATGATGGGCGCCGGTGTGAAAGGGGGCGTCAGCTACGGAGCGACCGACGAGTTCGGCCGCCGTGCGGAAGTTAATCCAACCACTGTCTGGGACTTCTATGCGACGGTGCTTCACCTGCTTGGCTTCGATCACGAAAAGCTGACCATCTACCACAACGGGCTCGATCGCCGATTAACCGACGTGCATGGTCACGTGATCAAAGAGATCTTGGCGTAA
- a CDS encoding sugar phosphate isomerase/epimerase family protein → MEKLVDLEFSNVDLTISESSKHLKPSLVANDPEGALEICRDTQRLNISNFRVLIDAVKEEHYRQFEAICKLAKAVKVSSLTVPSGEFGTPFNEEVEHLRELVAIAAVEGIVVSMHTHVGCLSQDADTIKVLCDNVKGLGVTLDPSHFTCREDSPANYEKILGYVRHVYLRDTTKNQMHVRVGQGEIEFGKVISQLESVNYKRALTIHMPPLPDVDQMAEMRKMRLLMESLL, encoded by the coding sequence ATGGAAAAGCTTGTTGATCTCGAATTCAGCAACGTTGATCTCACCATCAGCGAGTCGAGCAAGCACCTCAAGCCGAGTCTGGTCGCCAACGACCCGGAAGGCGCCCTCGAAATCTGCCGCGATACGCAGCGCCTGAACATCTCGAACTTTCGCGTTCTGATCGACGCCGTCAAAGAAGAGCACTATCGCCAGTTTGAAGCGATCTGCAAGCTCGCCAAGGCGGTCAAGGTTTCGTCCCTGACGGTTCCCTCCGGCGAATTCGGTACGCCGTTCAATGAAGAGGTCGAGCATCTCCGTGAGTTGGTGGCGATCGCCGCCGTCGAAGGGATCGTCGTCAGCATGCACACCCACGTCGGTTGCTTGTCGCAAGACGCCGACACGATTAAAGTCCTCTGCGACAACGTGAAGGGACTTGGCGTCACGCTCGATCCCAGTCATTTCACCTGCCGCGAAGATAGCCCGGCCAACTACGAAAAGATCCTCGGCTACGTCCGCCACGTCTACTTGCGCGACACGACGAAGAACCAGATGCATGTTCGCGTCGGCCAAGGGGAAATCGAATTCGGCAAAGTGATCTCGCAGCTCGAATCGGTCAACTACAAGCGAGCCCTCACCATCCACATGCCGCCGCTGCCGGACGTCGATCAGATGGCGGAGATGCGCAAAATGCGGCTGCTGATGGAAAGCTTGCTGTAA
- the sppA gene encoding signal peptide peptidase SppA produces the protein MNNGQTPPPQQPIIIKQGGGWFLRIIAFLGWMGLMFAGLIIIVQLAATAQYFNEEDGVTEKFYSGDKLASDKIALIRVEGLIMEGEGYIRNQIELAKKDKNVKAIVLRVDSPGGSVSASDYIYHHLNELRKDREIPLVVSMGSSATSGGYYVAMAVGDEKDVIYAEPTTITGSIGVIIPHYDVTGLLEEYHIKDDSIASHERKQMLSMTRTMSADQRDLVQGLVNDMFTRFKDVVKTGRPAYVADPAKLDELATGEIYMADQAVELGLVDKIGFVEEAIGRAAELAKLDVKKTRVVAYKKPASLFSIGSASAASPTQSLMKAVIDTTSPKAYFLDSSLPALTAGLASPQ, from the coding sequence ATGAACAACGGACAAACTCCTCCCCCCCAGCAGCCGATCATTATCAAACAAGGCGGCGGCTGGTTTTTGCGGATCATCGCCTTTCTCGGCTGGATGGGCCTGATGTTCGCCGGCCTGATCATCATCGTGCAGCTTGCCGCAACCGCGCAGTATTTCAACGAAGAGGACGGAGTCACCGAGAAGTTCTACTCCGGCGATAAGCTCGCCTCCGACAAGATCGCCCTGATCCGCGTCGAAGGGCTGATCATGGAAGGGGAAGGATACATCCGCAATCAGATCGAACTGGCTAAGAAGGACAAGAACGTCAAAGCGATCGTGCTCCGCGTCGACTCTCCCGGCGGATCGGTCAGCGCCTCCGACTACATCTATCACCACCTCAACGAGCTGCGTAAAGATCGTGAGATTCCGCTGGTCGTCAGCATGGGCTCTTCCGCGACTAGCGGCGGCTACTACGTTGCGATGGCGGTTGGCGACGAAAAAGACGTCATCTACGCCGAGCCGACGACGATCACCGGCTCGATCGGCGTGATCATTCCGCATTACGACGTCACCGGCTTGCTGGAAGAGTATCACATCAAGGACGACTCGATCGCCAGCCACGAGCGCAAGCAAATGCTGAGCATGACCCGCACGATGTCGGCGGATCAGCGTGACCTGGTGCAAGGCCTGGTCAACGATATGTTCACCCGCTTCAAAGACGTGGTGAAAACGGGGCGCCCTGCCTATGTTGCCGACCCCGCCAAGCTGGACGAACTAGCGACCGGCGAAATCTACATGGCGGACCAGGCGGTCGAACTCGGCCTGGTCGACAAGATCGGCTTCGTCGAAGAAGCGATCGGTCGCGCCGCCGAACTCGCGAAGCTCGACGTGAAAAAGACCCGCGTCGTCGCCTACAAAAAGCCGGCGTCGCTGTTCAGCATCGGCTCGGCTTCGGCCGCTAGCCCGACCCAGTCGCTGATGAAAGCGGTCATCGACACGACCTCGCCCAAAGCCTACTTCCTCGACTCGAGCCTCCCGGCGCTGACCGCCGGACTTGCGTCGCCTCAGTAA
- a CDS encoding BBP7 family outer membrane beta-barrel protein, producing the protein MLVSRFPAALALTLSASGLFAAPINLDQPSSLDRPSYFAPEKSPAQLWRQNNHPVSLTEDAPAPAADKMYAESLEPGMLAPSADGYSGDCSTGSCYDECFQDCFCPTWFAYAGALAMTRDRGNEVWLSNDSGDYAARVMGTEAAAMGWNAGYQLGFGRRIGCCNWAWGVDFWAVRGTNEHTVTNAGLVGQLDTPLDANFQGLTYDGSNVDDYFNDAAAHRLQRSYDFYNVELNVFQDPTLYSGNYGGGCFQFGALAGLRYFKFREAMSFSTDPSDGVFTGADDELHYNINVDNNLIGAQLGMIMNYNWNRLNLYAKTKFGAYGNAISQDSAMYGNLGYAYIDNALSPNNGQSFNVSGTKGRVSFLGEIDLGANYRVTQHFSMNIGYRVVGVSGVALATEQIPQNFEDLGIVASTPSNGDVILHGGYLGGQFIW; encoded by the coding sequence ATGTTGGTTTCTCGATTCCCTGCCGCGCTGGCGCTGACGCTTTCGGCGTCCGGTCTGTTTGCAGCGCCCATCAATCTCGATCAGCCCAGTTCGCTTGATCGGCCGAGCTATTTCGCTCCTGAAAAGAGCCCGGCCCAACTGTGGCGACAAAACAATCACCCCGTCTCCTTGACGGAAGACGCTCCTGCCCCGGCGGCGGACAAGATGTACGCCGAATCGCTCGAGCCCGGCATGTTGGCGCCGTCCGCCGACGGCTATTCCGGCGATTGCTCGACCGGAAGCTGCTACGACGAATGCTTTCAAGATTGCTTCTGCCCGACTTGGTTCGCCTACGCCGGCGCATTGGCGATGACGCGCGATCGCGGCAATGAAGTCTGGTTGTCCAACGACAGCGGCGACTACGCGGCCCGCGTGATGGGTACGGAAGCGGCCGCGATGGGCTGGAACGCCGGCTATCAGCTTGGCTTTGGTCGTCGCATCGGTTGCTGCAACTGGGCGTGGGGAGTCGACTTCTGGGCGGTGCGCGGGACCAACGAACACACCGTCACCAATGCCGGTCTGGTCGGTCAGCTCGATACGCCGCTGGACGCTAACTTCCAGGGTTTGACGTACGACGGCAGCAATGTCGACGATTACTTCAATGACGCGGCCGCCCACCGTCTGCAACGTAGCTACGACTTCTACAACGTTGAACTGAACGTGTTCCAGGATCCCACGCTCTACTCGGGCAACTATGGCGGCGGTTGCTTCCAATTCGGCGCCTTGGCCGGTCTGCGATACTTCAAGTTCCGCGAAGCGATGTCGTTTTCGACCGATCCGAGCGACGGCGTTTTCACCGGAGCGGACGACGAGTTGCACTACAACATCAACGTCGACAACAACCTGATCGGCGCCCAGCTCGGCATGATTATGAACTACAACTGGAATCGCCTGAACCTGTACGCCAAGACCAAGTTTGGCGCCTACGGAAATGCGATTTCGCAGGACTCGGCCATGTACGGCAACCTCGGTTACGCCTATATCGACAACGCTCTCAGCCCGAATAACGGACAGTCGTTCAACGTCTCGGGCACCAAGGGGCGCGTCAGCTTCCTGGGCGAAATCGACCTCGGCGCCAACTACCGAGTGACGCAACACTTCTCGATGAACATCGGCTACCGCGTGGTCGGCGTCTCGGGCGTCGCTCTCGCCACCGAGCAAATTCCGCAAAACTTTGAAGACCTGGGAATCGTCGCCAGCACACCCTCCAACGGCGATGTGATCCTGCACGGCGGTTACCTCGGCGGCCAGTTCATCTGGTAA